AGCCACTAAAGGATTGAGTTGGGCGAGCGCCCCTCGGCGAAAGCCCGGCCCAATGACTGATGTTGTTCCTCCCTGCAAATCGAATTTGTACCCATCGAGATCGCAATTCCGGGGACAGACGCGATGCGCTTGGATACACGACCTAATAGCGAAACGGCAGTTTAACGAGCGAGGCTGACCTCACAAGCTGTTGTTCACGCCGCCGTCGTTTCCGAGCGAAGACTCCGGACACTCCTTTGTTTCTCTTTTCCTACGCCAGGCTACTAACCCAGTAACTGCCTTGTTGTGCCGAGCCATTTCCTGCCCCTTCTATTCATCCCCATCTGAGGCCGCTCGGGACGGCCTCATTCGTTGGGGACAGCGGTGGCAATCCATTCCATTCAATCGGAGGCAATGTCGCGCGGCGCGCGCATGCTACGCACGGCGTTCGGTCCTGCGATCGCGCGCTTCCTGGAAGATCCTGTTGTCGTTGAGGTCATGCTCAACCCTGATGGGCGGTTGTGGATCGACCGGCTGTCGAGTGGTTTGGCGGATACCGGAGAAACGGTGTCTGCCTCGGACGGAGAGCGGATCGTTCGGTTGGTTGCGCACCACGTGGGCACCGAAGTCCACGCCGGCGCCCCACGTGTCTCGGCCGAGTTGCCTGAGACGGGGGAGCGCTTTGAGGGACTGTTGCCGCCGGTGGTTGCGGCACCAGCCTTTGCAATCCGGAAACCAGCGGTCGCCGTGTTCACGCTGGACGATTACGTCGCCGCCGGAATCATGACTTCGGGCCAGGCCAGCGCTTTGAAAGGTGCGGTCGAAGCACGCAAGAATATTCTTGTGGCAGGCGGCACCTCCAGCGGCAAGACGACGCTGACCAACGCACTCCTGGCGGAAGTTGCCAAGACCTCGGATCGTGTCGTTCTGATCGAGGACACGCGGGAGCTTCAGTGCAAGGCGCCAAATCTTGTCGCGCTTCGCACCAGGGACGGCGTGGTCTCGCTATCGGATCTCGTGCGGTCATCGCTTCGCCTGCGGCCTGACCGCATCCCGATCGGAGAGGTGCGCGGCGCCGAGGCGCTCGACCTGCTCAAGGCCTGGGGCACCGGCCATCCCGGCGGAATCGGCACCATTCATGCCGGTACCGCGCTAGGCGCGCTGCGCCGGCTCGAGCAGCTGATCCAGGAAGCGGTCGTCACCGTGCCGCGGGCCCTGATCGCGGAAACCATCAATGTCATTGCCGTCCTGTCCGGTCGCGGTGCCGAGCGCCGTCTAACCGAACTTGCTGATGTCACAGGACTCGGAACTTCAGGCGACTACAGCCTGACAGCAATGGGGGACCAATCATGAGTATCGTCACTTCGTGCAAGCGAATGGTCGCTTCGACGACCATGGCCGCGGCCGCCTGTTTGAGCGTAGGTCCAGCCTTGGCTGCCGGCTCCAACATGCCATGGGAGCAGCCGCTCAACCAGATCCTTCAATCGGTCGAAGGACCGGTCGCCAAGATCATCGCTGTCATCATCATCATCGTCACCGGCCTATCGCTCGCGTTCGGCGACACTTCGGGTGGCTTCCGCAGGCTCATCCAGATCGTGTTTGGCCTATCGATCGCGTTTGCCGCGTCGAGCTTCTTTCTGTCGTTTTTCTCGTTCGGCGGCGGAGTGACGATCTGATGGACGGTGAGATCCCAGGTTTCGTCACGCCGGTACATCGCGCGTTGACCGAGCCGATCCTGATGGGCGGTGCTCCACGTTCCATCGCCATCCTTAACGGCACGCTCGCAGCTGCCCTCGGCATCGGCCTGCGCCTTTGGGTCGCCGGCCTCCTGCTTTGGTTCGTTGGCCACATGGTCGCCGTCTGGGCCGCCAAGCGCGACCCTGACTTTGTCGAGGTCATCCGCCGGCACCTTCGCATCCCTGGTCATCTCAACACGTGAGGTCTTATATGATGAATCTTGCCGAATACCGCCGTTCCAATACCCGTCTTGCGGATTTTCTGCCGTGGGCGGCCCTTGTCGACGAGGGGATCATCCTGAACAAGGACGGGTCGTTCCAGCGCACGGCAAAGTTTCGGGGACCGGACCTCGACAGCGCCGTGCCGGCAGAGCTTGTTGCTGTTGCCGGGCGCCTCAACAACGCGCTGCGCCGGCTCGAATCCGGCTGGGCAATCTTTGTCGAAGCCCAGCGCCATTCGGCGGGAGCTTATCCGCCCAACACCTTTCCGGATGTCGCCTCTGCCCTGGTCGATGCGGAGCGGAGAGCACAGTTCGAAGAGGCCGGCGCCCACTACGAGTCGAGTTATTACCTGACATTTCTTTATCTGCCGCCGGCCGAGGGCACGGCAAGAGCGGAACGGCTGCTTTACGAGGGTAGCAACCGCACCGTGGATGCTGACGCACGGGAAGTTCTCCGCGGCTTCATCGACCGGACCAGTCGCGTGCTTCAGCTCGTCGAGGCGTTCATGCCCGAGTGCGCCTGGCTCGACGACGAGGCGACACTGACCTACCTGCACTCCACGGTCTCGACCAAGCGGCACCGGGTCAGGGTGCCCGAGATCCCAATGTATCTCGACGCGCTGCTTGCCGATCAACCGTTGACAGGCGGTCTCGAGCCGATGCTCGGCTCAGCGCATCTGCGAGTTCTGACCATCGTCGGGTTTCCGACGGCGACGACGCCCGGGATTCTCGACGACCTCAACCGTCTTGCCTTCGCCTATCGCTGGTCGACCCGCGCGATCATGCTCGACAAGGCGGATGCGACAAAACTTCTGACGAGGATCAGGCGGCAATGGTTCGCCAAACGCAAGTCAGTGGCCGCAATCCTGAAGGAGGTGATGACCAACGAGGCGTCTGCGCTCCTCGACACCGATGCGCATAACAAGGCGCTGGATGCCGACGCCGCACTGCAGGAACTGGGCTCGGATCAAATTGGGCAGACCTTTGTCACGGCGACAATCACGGTCTGGGACACCGATCCTGCTACCGCCGACGAGAAGCTCCGCCTCGTCGAGAAGGTGATCCAGGGGCGGGATTTCACCTGCATGGTCGAGACGGTGAATGCAGTCGAGGCCTGGCTCGGCAGCTTACCGGGACATGTCTATGCCAATGTCCGTCAGCCACCGATCTCAACGCTGAATTTGGCGCACATGATCCCACTGTCTGCGGTATGGGCTGGCGAAGCGAGGGACCACCATTTCAAGGCGCCACCGCTGTTCCTGGCCAAGACGGAAGGTTCAACGCCGTTTCGTTTTTCGCTTCATGTCGGCGATGTCGGACATACGCTGGTAGTTGGCCCGACCGGCGCCGGTAAATCGGTGCTGTTGGCGTTGATGGCATTGCAATTCCGGCGCTACGGCGAATCTCAGATTTTTGCGTTCGATTTTGGCTGTTCCGTACGTGCTGCCACGATTGCCATGGGCGGCGATTGGCATGACATCGGCGGCGTGCTCTCGGGCGAATCCGCGGAGTTCGTTGAGCTTCAGCCGCTTGCGGCAATTGACGAACCATCTGAGCGTGCTTGGGCAGCAGAGTGGATCACCGCGATCCTCGGTCGTGAAAGGGTCGAAGTCACGCCGGAAGCCAAGGATCATCTATGGTCGGCACTCACCTCGCTCGCTTCAGCACCGATCGGGGAGAGGACCCTGACGGGTCTTTGTGTTCTTCTTCAGTCCAATGCGTTGAAGCAGGCGCTGCAGCCTTATTGCCTCGGGGGGCCGTACGGCCGGCTTCTCGATGCGGAGTTCGAACGCCTTGGCGATGCCGCTGTTCAGGTCTTCGAGACCGATGGGCTGATCGGCACCGCCGTCGCGCCGGCTGTCCTTTCCTACCTGTTCCACCGTATTGAAGCACGGCTTGATGGTCGGCCAACTCTGCTCATCATCGATGAAGGATGGCTCGCGCTCGATGATGAAGGGTTTTCCGGTCAACTGCGTGAGTGGCTGAAAGCCCTTCGCAAGAAGAACGCCTCCGTCATTTTCGCCACCCAGTCGTTGGCTGATATCGATGGCTCCGCGATCGCGCCTGTTATCATCGAGAGCTGCCCCACGCGCATTTTGTTGCCGAACGACCGCGCCATCGAGCCACAAATCACGGCAATCTATCGACGCTTTGGGCTTAACGACCGGCAGATCGAGATCCTGGCGCGCGCGACGCCGAAGCGCGACTATTACTGTCAGTCGCGGCGCGGCAATCGCCTGTTCGAGCTCGGTCTCGGTGAGGTTGCCCTGGCCTTCACGGCCGCTTCCTCCAAAGCCGACCAGGCCCTTATCGAACAGGTCCTTGCCGAACATGGCCGTGAGGACTTTGTGCGCGGCTGGCTCAGGGCGCGCGACATCTCCTGGGCGACCGACCTCATCCCGCATTTCAGTGAATTGGAGGTCTCGAAATGAACCGCCTTTACCGCCTCGCCACCGCCAGCATAATCGCGATCACCGTTGCCGTCAGCTTGAGGCCGGCGTCGGCGCAATTGGTCGTTTTTGATCCCAATAACTATGCACAAAACGTGCTGACAGCCGCTCGCAGCCTGCAGCAGATCAACAACCAGATCGCGTCTCTGCAGAATCAGGCGCAGATGCTCGTTAACCAGGCGAAGAACCTGGCAACGCTGCCGTTCTCGTCGTTGTTGCAACTGGAGCAATCGATCCAGCGGACCCAACAGCTTCTCGCTCAGGCCCAGCGCATCGCCTACGACGTCGGGCAGATTGATCGTGCGTTTTCAACGACCTACGCGCCGGCAACATTCAGTATCTCGGATCAGGCGTTGATCGCAAACGCGCAGACGCGTTGGCAGAACGCAATGGCGGGCCTGCAGGACGCCATGCGGACGCAGGCCACGGTCGTTGGCAATCTCAATACCAACCGTACCCAGATGTCCGCGCTTGTCACCGCGAGCCAGGGCGCGACCGGGGCGCTACAGGCGAGCCAGGCCGGCAATCAGCTCATGGCCTTGCAAGCTCAGCAGCTAGCCGACCTCACGGCGGTCGTCGCGGCTCATGGGCGCGCACAGAACCTGGAGTCTGCTCAGCGTGCCGCCGCGCAGGACCAGAGCAGGGAGCAGCTGCGCCGCTTCCTGACCCCGGGCCAGGGATATCAACCCACAGCCGTTCGGATGTTTCACTGATGAAGAAGTTAGCGATCGATAGGCTGCCGATGATCGCGGCCATGGTGCTCGTCGTCCTCATCGTCGCGGCCTGTGCAATTCGCCTGCGTGACGACGAAAACCAAACCACGTCCGCCACATCCTTCGACCAGGCGTCTGATCCGTTGGCAACAAGGCTCGCGCAGTGCCGCTCCGTGACCTCGGAGCAGAAAGAGGCTCTGTCGGAATGTCGCAAGGCTTGGGCTGAGAAACGCCGTCAATTCCTCAGGCAGACATCTCCAACGTCCCCGGAAAGCGCCGCTTCTCACGGCACATCACCATTGTTCATCCCCTCTGAGCATGACCGCGGGCCCAGGCTCGGGCCGCACGATTCAGTAACGCAGTCTGGGAAGGAGTAAGCGATGAGCGGTACGGGCATTATCGACCAGTTCCTGGAGACCTTTACCCGCTACATCGATTCCGGCTTCGGGCTGCTTGGAGGCGAAGTCGGATATCTCGCCACGACACTAGCGGCCATTGACCTCACGCTGGCGGGCCTATTCTGGGCATGGGGTGCTGACGAAGACATCCTGGCGCGCCTTGTCAGGAAGACCCTGTTTGTCGGCGTCTTCGCCTTCCTGATCGGCAATTGGAACAGCCTGGCCCGCACCATCTTCGAAAGCTTTGCCGGTTTGGGTCTGAAAGCCTCGGGCACCGGCCTTTCCTCAGCCGATTTCTTGAGGCCCGGAAAGATCGCCCAGGTTGGCCTTGATGCCGGACGACCACTCCTCGACTCAGCCTGGGGACTGATGGGGTATGTCGGCTTCATCGAGAACTTTATCCAGATCGTGGTGCTGCTGTTCGCCTGGATCGTGGTGCTGCTGGCTTTCTTCATTCTGGCCATCCAGCTCTTCATCACCCTGATTGAGTTCAAGCTGACGACGCTCGCTGGCTTCGTGCTGATCCCGTTCGGCCTGTTCGGCAAGACCGCCTTCGCCGCCGAGCGGGTGCTCGGCAACGTGATTTCTTCCGGGATCAAGATTCTGGTGCTTGCCGTCATCGTCGGCATCGGCTCGACGCTGTTTGCGCAATTCACGGCAGGATTTGCCGGCAACCAGCCGACCATCGACAACGCGATGGCGCTTGTGCTCGGCGCACTTTCTCTTCTCGGCCTCGGTATTTTCGGGCCCGGCATTGCCAATGGCATCGTATCCGGTGGACCGCAACTCGGTGCCGGAGCCGCCGTCGGCACCGGTTTAGCCGCTGGGGGCGCCATCGCTGCTGGCGCCGGCCTCGCGGCAGGCGGCGCAGGACTGGCAGGTGGAGCGCTCGTAGGTGGCGCCCGTGGCGCAGCCACGATAGCGAGCGGAAC
Above is a genomic segment from Hyphomicrobiaceae bacterium containing:
- the trbB gene encoding P-type conjugative transfer ATPase TrbB, translated to MAIHSIQSEAMSRGARMLRTAFGPAIARFLEDPVVVEVMLNPDGRLWIDRLSSGLADTGETVSASDGERIVRLVAHHVGTEVHAGAPRVSAELPETGERFEGLLPPVVAAPAFAIRKPAVAVFTLDDYVAAGIMTSGQASALKGAVEARKNILVAGGTSSGKTTLTNALLAEVAKTSDRVVLIEDTRELQCKAPNLVALRTRDGVVSLSDLVRSSLRLRPDRIPIGEVRGAEALDLLKAWGTGHPGGIGTIHAGTALGALRRLEQLIQEAVVTVPRALIAETINVIAVLSGRGAERRLTELADVTGLGTSGDYSLTAMGDQS
- a CDS encoding TrbC/VirB2 family protein, whose product is MAAAACLSVGPALAAGSNMPWEQPLNQILQSVEGPVAKIIAVIIIIVTGLSLAFGDTSGGFRRLIQIVFGLSIAFAASSFFLSFFSFGGGVTI
- a CDS encoding VirB3 family type IV secretion system protein, with the protein product MDGEIPGFVTPVHRALTEPILMGGAPRSIAILNGTLAAALGIGLRLWVAGLLLWFVGHMVAVWAAKRDPDFVEVIRRHLRIPGHLNT
- the trbE gene encoding conjugal transfer protein TrbE; translation: MMNLAEYRRSNTRLADFLPWAALVDEGIILNKDGSFQRTAKFRGPDLDSAVPAELVAVAGRLNNALRRLESGWAIFVEAQRHSAGAYPPNTFPDVASALVDAERRAQFEEAGAHYESSYYLTFLYLPPAEGTARAERLLYEGSNRTVDADAREVLRGFIDRTSRVLQLVEAFMPECAWLDDEATLTYLHSTVSTKRHRVRVPEIPMYLDALLADQPLTGGLEPMLGSAHLRVLTIVGFPTATTPGILDDLNRLAFAYRWSTRAIMLDKADATKLLTRIRRQWFAKRKSVAAILKEVMTNEASALLDTDAHNKALDADAALQELGSDQIGQTFVTATITVWDTDPATADEKLRLVEKVIQGRDFTCMVETVNAVEAWLGSLPGHVYANVRQPPISTLNLAHMIPLSAVWAGEARDHHFKAPPLFLAKTEGSTPFRFSLHVGDVGHTLVVGPTGAGKSVLLALMALQFRRYGESQIFAFDFGCSVRAATIAMGGDWHDIGGVLSGESAEFVELQPLAAIDEPSERAWAAEWITAILGRERVEVTPEAKDHLWSALTSLASAPIGERTLTGLCVLLQSNALKQALQPYCLGGPYGRLLDAEFERLGDAAVQVFETDGLIGTAVAPAVLSYLFHRIEARLDGRPTLLIIDEGWLALDDEGFSGQLREWLKALRKKNASVIFATQSLADIDGSAIAPVIIESCPTRILLPNDRAIEPQITAIYRRFGLNDRQIEILARATPKRDYYCQSRRGNRLFELGLGEVALAFTAASSKADQALIEQVLAEHGREDFVRGWLRARDISWATDLIPHFSELEVSK
- the trbJ gene encoding P-type conjugative transfer protein TrbJ codes for the protein MNRLYRLATASIIAITVAVSLRPASAQLVVFDPNNYAQNVLTAARSLQQINNQIASLQNQAQMLVNQAKNLATLPFSSLLQLEQSIQRTQQLLAQAQRIAYDVGQIDRAFSTTYAPATFSISDQALIANAQTRWQNAMAGLQDAMRTQATVVGNLNTNRTQMSALVTASQGATGALQASQAGNQLMALQAQQLADLTAVVAAHGRAQNLESAQRAAAQDQSREQLRRFLTPGQGYQPTAVRMFH
- the trbK-alt gene encoding putative entry exclusion protein TrbK-alt, encoding MKKLAIDRLPMIAAMVLVVLIVAACAIRLRDDENQTTSATSFDQASDPLATRLAQCRSVTSEQKEALSECRKAWAEKRRQFLRQTSPTSPESAASHGTSPLFIPSEHDRGPRLGPHDSVTQSGKE
- the trbL gene encoding P-type conjugative transfer protein TrbL produces the protein MSGTGIIDQFLETFTRYIDSGFGLLGGEVGYLATTLAAIDLTLAGLFWAWGADEDILARLVRKTLFVGVFAFLIGNWNSLARTIFESFAGLGLKASGTGLSSADFLRPGKIAQVGLDAGRPLLDSAWGLMGYVGFIENFIQIVVLLFAWIVVLLAFFILAIQLFITLIEFKLTTLAGFVLIPFGLFGKTAFAAERVLGNVISSGIKILVLAVIVGIGSTLFAQFTAGFAGNQPTIDNAMALVLGALSLLGLGIFGPGIANGIVSGGPQLGAGAAVGTGLAAGGAIAAGAGLAAGGAGLAGGALVGGARGAATIASGTASAYRAGGLSGVASAGGSAIVSPLRRMAAGLTSSSPTTDAPPAWARRMKRAQTVNQGVSAATHAVRSGDSAGGGSSVDLSEGGQ